Proteins from one Belonocnema kinseyi isolate 2016_QV_RU_SX_M_011 chromosome 8, B_treatae_v1, whole genome shotgun sequence genomic window:
- the LOC117178181 gene encoding facilitated trehalose transporter Tret1-like — MDEKVVQLSVRDTKSELVQFFFGICASVSAIVCGAYQAWPSPAVNHLKTRDSDFRVTDNDGSWIVALYYAGDLVGSLLNFTLIDRIGRKYTLLAFTLPELIGWILIIYAKNPVYFYIARFLGGVGEGGIYSTLIIYLSEIADKSVRGILVNIMVIANYIGVFVFTAIAAYWSFEILNLMSLSVTILSLLIFIILPETPHYYLMKGRDVDAMECLKKLRGNAKQEILTLDMETMKLAIAEDQKAIAAGFWRVVTRKSNRKGLWIILVLEGTEHLSGRYATVSYAQEIFHLSPLPLEPGIQVMIRNGIQFIACILATGIIDRFNRKALFLTTAILDGICLATVALFFFLKMYLLVDVTSAAWVPLVALTSYDVIGSFGVSPLPYIIIGELFPISIKGPMVASGMIIGPGFSFITSFLYEPVTNSCGIYTTFFMYSILIITGAVTIYWIMPETRGRTLEEIQAIQNPLLRSKIEMRGVVDSKGVNSSEIKTFIDSETKIFPKKGDTNDW; from the exons ATGGACGAAAAAGTAGTCCAATTATCAGTGAGAGACACAAAAAGTGAACTGgtgcaatttttttttggaatctgTG CCTCAGTATCAGCAATCGTATGTGGTGCCTATCAAGCCTGGCCATCTCCAGCAGTAAATCATTTGAAAACCAGAGATTCAGATTTCCGAGTGACAGACAATGATGGATCATGGATAGTCGCATTATACTACGCCGGCGATTTAGTCGGAAGTTTGCTAAACTTTACTTTAATCGACCGGATTGGTCGAAAATACACATTGCTAGCATTCACCCTTCCAGAGCTAATAGGGTGGATATTGATAATCTATGCCAAAAATCCTGTATACTTCTACATCGCCAGGTTCCTCGGTGGAGTTGGAGAAGGCGGCATCTattccactttaattatttatttgagtgAAATAGCAGACAAAAGCGTCAGAGGTATTCTCGTTAACATAATGGTCATAGCCAACTATATTGGTGTCTTCGTCTTCACAGCAATTGCAGCCTACTGGTCCTTCGAAATTTTGAACCTCATGTCACTTTCCGTAACTATCCTCTCTCTATTAATCTTCATAATTTTACCCGAAACACCACATTATTATCTGATGAAAGGTCGAGACGTCGATGCTATGGAGTGCCTAAAAAAATTGAGAGGAAACGCCAAACAAGAGATCCTAACTTTGGATATGGAAACAATGAAGCTGGCAATAGCAGAGGATCAGAAAGCGATTGCTGCCGGATTTTGGAGAGTGGTGACCAGAAAAAGTAACAGAAAAGGTCTCTGGATAATTTTAGTACTTGAGGGAACTGAACATTTATCGGGAAGATATGCTACAGTTTCATATGCGCAGGAAATTTTTCATCTGAGTCCCTTGCCACTGGAACCTGGAATTCAAGTGATGATCAGAAATGGGATACAATTCATAGCCTGTATATTAGCTACGGGAATCATCGACAGATTCAACAGAAAAGCTTTATTTCTGACAACTGCGATTTTGGATGGGATTTGTCTCGCAACAGTGgctctattcttttttttaaagatgtatcTTTTAGTGGATGTTACATCTGCTGCTTGGGTGCCATTAGTAGCATTGACTAGTTATGATGTGATTGGATCTTTTGGTGTTAGTCCATTGCCTTATATAATTATAGGAGAACTTTTTCCAATTAGTATTAAGGGACCTATGGTGGCAAGTGGGATGATTATAGGCCCTGGTTTTAGCTTTATAACTTCATTTTTGTATGAGCCAGTGACAAACAGTTGTGGTATTTACACGACTTTTTTCATGTACTCAATATTGATAATTACTGGTGCTGTTACTATTTATTGGATAATGCCTGAAACTAGAGGAAGGACTTTAGAGGAAATTCAGGCAATACAGAATCCATTGTTAAGGTCAAAAATTGAGATGCGGGGTGTTGTTGATAGTAAGGGAGTAAATAGTAGTGAAATAAAGACTTTTATAGATAGTGAAaccaaaatttttcctaaaaagggAGATACGAATGACTGGTGA